TAATTAATCCTTTGAGCTAGGTAACTCTCTGATCAGTAGCTTGATAGTCAAAGCTAATAAAGCAAGCGTGGCAAATAAGTGTGAAATTATCCAAGCACAGTTGCACACCACGCATACATAATACAACATCATCAGTAACTGGTACAAAATGTCAAGAGACAACACACGGTTTAACCGCTGGATCATAGCACACATCAAGTGGTTTGGTAAATGAAATGAAGTTCTTGCGTTGATCGATAATAATGCATGCGCATGCAGGTAAGTAACACGAGCACTGCAATTTATTCGTCGGCTTGTTATCTAGATCGAGCGATGATACGGtgtccggcggccggccggccggcgacgagcaggccgccggcggcggcggcggcggcggcgatgatatATCAACCGAGGCGCAGGTCGTGGTTGCCGCCGTAGGCCATGCCGTGCAGGTTGGGCTGGCTGGGCACCACGCGGAAGGCGAAcatgtccgccgccgcgccggcgccggcgccgccgtcccacCCGCCGCCGGTGTTGTCCACGAACCCGAACGCCGGCTCCTCGCGCAACCCCTGAATTAATTCAAACATTCATCCAACAGTAGAGTTCAATCAAATTAGCTAGCCTGCATTGGAGAAACTAATTAACAAATAATTTTCTGGCtataactgaaaaaaaaatgcttgatAGGTTACCAGCTCCTGCTGCAGAGTCTCGTACGCCTCGTAGGAGTGCTTCACCTGCATTATATGCATGCACACACCGGATCAATTAATGTAGAAACCAATCTCTATTAGCTATAGACAGACAAATTATAtcatgtgcatgcatgtatagaCACAGGGTCCAGCATATGTGTGCAAGTAAAAGTAGAGTGTCACTGCaatgtgtatatatacatgtttgcATCTTCGGACAGCATGCTATAGCACACAAGAAACAATCGTCAAGTTTATTTCTATGAACAGTCACTCACATAAAATTTAAGCAAGTTATCCTCTCCCATATCACAATGACAAAGATATATATACAGATTCAAAGTCATCTTCTAGCTAGCTCCATATCAAAGTGCAGTTCTTTGTTCAGAGTTTATACACTACTCTCTGTCAGCTCTCTCACGTAACAAGACCAAAGGAGTAGCTAATGCAGCGAAATTAAACACTTGAAGGtgattgtgaatttgtgatgtgcTAGCTTATACTATATGCCAACATGCATGCTTGAACTGGTTAATTTTCACCTCAGCCGACAACACAGTTAGATATGCATGAATGGTTAACAATCCCCTCGATGCAATGAATTACTTATTcagctacatatatatatatatatatatatatatatatatatatatatatatatatgtttaattcTGACCAGCTAACCGCAGGTAAAACTACAAAACAATGAACAAAGAGTACTCCCTATTAAAGTCGATTGAATGTAAAGTCAAAAGTATTCGCTTTTGCTCGGTTGTTCAAGCTGAGTAATTAATTAGTAGTACACCCCACTAAAGATTCAGTAAGCCAGCGGCCGTAATGGTTTGGTTTCCAAATTCTTGCAAATCATAAAGCCTCAATGCCGTCCCTTATCTACCAAAAGGTATCACGCCGCGATGCAATCTCTCATAAAAATCCGTGTTTGACATGCTACTCTCCTAAATAGCCGGGGGACCAAAATAAGCATGCATGCTTCATCGTCTCTAGGTACAGCTAGTTTATATAGCTACCGATCCTGGCTTAGTTGTTTGCTTAACAGGAGATACATATACGCATATATATGCAGATACATGCCCAATTCATACTACTGTCCTTTGCTGTTTGTCATGAGTTCTAGCTTGCAAAAAAGACAGAGAAAACTGCATCGCAGATCGCATTATATTGCGTGCGTTGTTCATCATGTAATGTATAGGAATGCACATGACAATGCATGCTCCAATTAACATCGATGTACATCTACTGATGGCTATGTGTATAGCTTAGACTAGATGTGTAGATCAGGTAGCCTCGATCAAATATATTGATGTGTAGATAGTATGGAAATGCACAGACACGCATGGTAATGCACACTGTACATTAGCATGCATGTTTCGGTTGAGAGGCGTCATGGTGCTTGTCAGATCTTTTATTTTGGCTTTTGATCGATTCAAgggctagcttagctagcttcgACTGTTCAAGTACAGAAACTGGGAGATCCATGGCTATGTATATGGCTAAATTAGCACGCAATAAGGCAAAATGCAGGTTATTGGGTGAGTGCAATTTAGTTCACGGGATCAATGTATATTTTACCCGGAGGAACTTAATATCGTCAGGAAAAATGTGAACAACGTACAATCAAAGGGATAGCATATAGCTCTTCAGAAAGACATGTGAACATAGACGACACTGCAAGTGCGAACTTATTGGCCAAACTAAGCAAATTTAAGCAGTGATGGTGGCCACAAAAGTGAAGCAATTAAAGTAAGGAATTGGGGAAGATAAATATACACTTATATAGGCTTGTGCAGATATCTAGATATACCCTTATTACTGCACCAGAagaacatacatatatatactaatatTGCTGCATTATTAGGCATAATATTggcagtattttttttaagataatggattgATTAAATCCGGCCTATATATCCACAAGAGATGCACACATAGTCAACAGCTTCCAAGGGAAGGAATAAAATCCACAGTAGATGTACACCTATAGCCAACAGTTTCAAGAGGAAGGAATAAAATtggtggtatatatatatatatatatatatatatatatatatatatatatatatatatatatatatatatatatatatatatatatatatatatatatatatatatatatatatatatatatatatatatatatatataaatttaaccAGAAACAAATACTGAGAAAATGGGCATGGCTTATTCCTGACCTTTTTCTTGTAGGTTTCAGTCTGTGTGGTGATCACATGATACTGCAGAAATTAAAACCGAATTAATCATGAGAAAACTGAAACAAATTAAAAGGCTAGGATACATGAAGCAGAAAGTTTAATATGTTACAGTCCAATAGATCAATGAGCATACATCCTACTAGTTGTAAGATAAAACAATAGTACACATAAATTATGTTTCTATAAAGCATAAACCTTAAAATTATCTTGTTTAATACGAGCAAGCAACCGAGGCCAAATTAAAAACCATCAATATAATTTCCACACATGCAAGAAGCCAAGAAGGGTTCAAGAAACTCGTAGATCTGTAGCGAGAAGCATGAAATATGCACGGATCTGATCATGAACCGTAGATCTAGTGTGCACAAAATACAAGGATCTACCACCCTTGAATTAAGGAATTGAACGACGTTTTAGTATTGAGCAAATTAGGGTTCGTAGTTTAATTagggcgtgcgtgcgtgcatgccTTCCTGTGGCGAACCTCCTTGAGGGCGGCATCGACATTTTGCTCAAGACCGCGCAGCTCGTCGAACTCCAGCCCGTCCAGATCTTCTCCCATCCTTTGCCTGCACACACGTATGGTTGTTTATATTCAGATCCAGCAGTACATATCTTGAAAAACGTTGTAAATTTGGATCTCTTGTTCAAGCTAAAATCCCCCAGTAACTATATACTAAGAGGGATTAAttaaggagaagagaggaaagtAATTAAAGGGGTGAAATTTGTGCTGGCCTGATCTCGGTGCGCAGGTTGCGGTTGATGTCCTTGAGATGGCTCAGCGTGCGCTGCATATTCTGATGGATGaaaacaaaccaaaccaaaccaattaACGAGCAGAAGAGAGTTGGGACATAGAATTAAAGGAAAGAAACTGGAGTGAAAATTGAGAAGACGAATCGAGCAAAAGAtgagaaaacaaatcataagGAGAGAATCGAAGTGAGCAGCTTGGTTGCAGCTAGCGGAGGggaagaaaggaagaaattaaacaaaTCAACCTCATACTGCTCGATCCAAAGGCTGGTGCCGATGGCTTGCTGGTAGCGGTCAAAGATCCCCTTGATGCTGCAGCAGGATGCAATTAAGATCGATATGATGcagttatatatatagtataatcAGGATGGAGAAGATCATAGAGTCGAAGTGGAGATGGAGATACAGACTCGGTGGAAGGGCTGCAGAACTCGTGGTACTTGCCGGTGGAGGAGAACATGATGATGGCGACCTGGGCGTCGCAGAGCACGGTGAGCTCCCTGGCCTTCTTCATGATCCCCGTGCGGCGCTTCGAGTAGGTCACCTGCCTGTTGGTCGCGTTCTCGATCCGCTTGATCTCGATCTTGCCCCTCCCCATGGCCGCCCCCTGCAGCAGCTATCTCTCTCGCCGGAcaatgcagctagctagctagctagctagctactgatGGATCGATGAGTTGGGAATgagaagaggaggcggaggaggaggaggaggaagaagaggagtgcTTATTTGGAAAGGAAGAAAGAAGGAGAGGACATACAGCACGCCATAGACGAGACGTACGACAGCAACGGATTCCCAACTCGTGAAAGCAATCGTGCCCACTCCGTATACCGTAACGTCTCTCGGTTCGCGGAGACGGATCCTGCAGTATTTGTGGAGTTTAAAATTATGAGAAGCAGCTGATTTGTAGACAATTTATAAGAATCTAGAAAAGCtggatttttcatttttttggtttctgattcattttctagattttacAACTACAGCTTCTGAGAATATTGAAAAGCTAGGTTTTTCAGCTTCTAGCTTCTGGTTCactttctggattctacaactacaacttCTTAGAATATGAACCAAAAGATatactgtttgggggagcttctaatTCTGAGAGAAGTtgcagcagctagaagctcTCCTAAAAATAGCCTCTATCCTGCTTGGCTGTGTCACCTACTCTCGATCGAATCACCGGCCGGCTGAGTTTCGTCTCGTCTTCTCTTGTGTGTGTGTTAGCAGCTGCATGATCGATCGACCGATTCGCTGCATGCGTGGCTGGCCGCCCAACGGTTAGCACCATTTCGGCTTTCGCTTCATCATTGCTTCTGCGCGTACATATTGCCTCGCTTTGATTCTCTTTTGGTTTGATTTCGCAAGTGTGCATGAGTCATCTtctgtcttttcttttcttttgtcataccagcttctctctctcgatctgCTGAtgtgcctctctctctctctactcctTTCCTTTGCAAGCACGCACGCTTAGAAAGACGATGACAACAAAACAGACGCGAATATTAGAAAATgacataatatcaaataattagaaggggtgaggtttTGAACCCAGGCCGTCTAACCCACCATCTCGTGGAGCTGGCCAGAAGACCCCTAGGTGTTTTTAAAAGACaatggccctgtttggatccggagggctattaaatagccctccgaaaTCTTGCTATTTAAGAGTATTAAACTTAGAATACtgacaaaactcattccataacccctaggctattttgcgaaacgaatctaacgaggtatattaatccatgatttgctacagtgatgctacagtaatcagccgctaattatggattaatatacatcattagattcgtctcgcaaaatagtctAGGGGTTATGGGATCGGTTTTgtcggtaatctacgtttaataatcctaaatagcaagattccggatagctatttaatagcccggaggatccaaacaaggccaaTGACAACAAACTACCAATTACGAGCGAAGGGGAGAGCAATGTCCTGCAAGAGCAAGATGCTCGTAATCACAAGTCACAACTTCACCAATTGACCAATTACCATCTCTAGACAATCTAAGTTCCAGCCTGTGCTTCATTTTATCCCTGAACCGGGGGGACAGCAGGGTGCACCTCTTGCTACCAACTCTCATTGTCCAGCAACCAAACCAAGCTACTACGACCACTAGAAGCCTCTTCTAGTGTTACATATAGGCAGCTCGTGACTAGTCATGTCACCCCCAACGAATCAAAGGACATATGGCACCAATGGTTCGTAGTACGGCGACTTGTTTTAACCATGGATAGATGCAACCTCGCAGGTTCAGAAATGGCTATTCTACATGCTTGCTGTAACAGTTACTGATCGATCGACGTGATGGGCGacctgtgaatctgtgatgccTTTGCTAcggaggagaggggatgggCAGCTCAGTTCCATAAATGCaacggcgacgaggacgacaCGGTCAATCATGCGCCATTGGACACAAGTGGAAAACACTCGCTGCAACTTTCTAGTCCAGGCACCACTTAATGCCCACATACTATCACTTCCAGCACTTTGTATGTGACTTGTCATTGCACAAACTACAGGGGTGAGTGACAAGAGACCTGTTTCCATCTAGGAGtacctccttttcttttattacCAGCAGCAacgatacttttttttttctcttctctttcgtGTAGGTTTACTCCAATACTCAATGGGCATTCATATGCTTCCATTGACTAAGGTAGGAGTGCATACATATGTGATCCAAAAGAATACATATTGTTGGAAATTTTGGGCTATATATTTTGGTCAACGATGCTTACATGCACAAAGGTTTCTAGCTTGCATTCCTTGATTCATGCCAAGTATCATAGCAATTACTACATCAAGTAAAAAATTCTCCAGAAAAGAAAAATTCCAATACATATAGAGAACTTTTTACAATCCTTGAGGGGAGACATAGACCAAATCGTGGCCGTCTATTGAGCATCATCAAATGGCTGAGAATCATTTCGTATCTAGTAGCGTCGGTGCCTAGTCCCACCGGGTACCAAGCCTTCCGACACCCTATAAAGGTTatgattaattttcttttcgcacCACCCACTCCATGTTCCTCCAATGCATTCGTCCTTAACATCCTTCCCCGACGTATCGCCGCTGTCACCTAGCGGCCATAGCGATGAGCTTAGTGCGGTGGATGCAGCAATGGACCGGCTCGATGACCTTTTGATCTCCTCCAACCCGGTACTAGCACCACAGACACGACGACCATAGGGGCGGGTGACAGAGGCCAGCGTAAATCTCTTAGAGATATTGGATGCCATGGAGACCGAGCGAAAACTAGATAGGGAAGATATATCAAGCCAAAGTTATGACCATATATAATATCATGACATAATAGTTCAACGGTTAGATTTGAATGGTAACTATACTCAATACCTTAATTACCTGGTGGTACCTCCTTAATAATGGTAAAAATCATCTtatatatattgctatattGTTACCCGAACAACTCATGTACAATCTTATACCAAACTACCCTTGAAGAAGAAACTAGCTACTGCCGTGCACAATATTACCAAGCAACTCCCTAAGAAACAACCCATCCCATAGTGCAAAAACTTTATAAAAGTAGCAGTAGCCAAGCCACAGTGCGCCTTAATTTACACTAGGCAGGAGGGCACTATATGCACACCCACCTACCGTGCAATGCTTTCACCTGCTAGCCACATACATTTCAGGTATGACGCTGATGTGCCTTTCCAACGGTTGTACGAGATTGAGACGTTACAGTACACATCCTGCAATTACACTGTACTCCTACCTGCTGATGACTTTGTGTTACTGAGTATATACTTTGGTTCAGAGATGACT
The Oryza sativa Japonica Group chromosome 6, ASM3414082v1 DNA segment above includes these coding regions:
- the LOC4342047 gene encoding mADS-box transcription factor 16 translates to MGRGKIEIKRIENATNRQVTYSKRRTGIMKKARELTVLCDAQVAIIMFSSTGKYHEFCSPSTDIKGIFDRYQQAIGTSLWIEQYENMQRTLSHLKDINRNLRTEIRQRMGEDLDGLEFDELRGLEQNVDAALKEVRHRKYHVITTQTETYKKKVKHSYEAYETLQQELGLREEPAFGFVDNTGGGWDGGAGAGAAADMFAFRVVPSQPNLHGMAYGGNHDLRLG